In Palaemon carinicauda isolate YSFRI2023 chromosome 28, ASM3689809v2, whole genome shotgun sequence, a single genomic region encodes these proteins:
- the LOC137621394 gene encoding protein TsetseEP-like, whose translation MGCQHLNLNSGEPEPKEPQLEPEPKPEFWRRKIKLNLNLGEAEPEPEDSEPEPGRQSLNLNKGEPEHKHGETEPELKEPELEPEPKPEDSEPEPGRQSLNLNIRAWILEAENQTEPEAEPGEAKCEPEESEPEPGRQSLNLNIGAEHQPEPEPGEAEPEHKHGEAEPEPKEPELEPEPEPKPEFWRRKIKLKLNPGRQNLNLKSQNLNLNLNLGGGI comes from the exons AACCTGAACCTAAAGAGCCACAACTTGAACCTGAACCTAAGCCTGAATTTTGGAGGCGGAAAATCAAACTGAACCTGAACCTGGGGGAggcagaacctgaacctgaagatTCAGAACCTGAACCTGGAAGGCAGAGTTTAAACCTGAACAAAGGAG AACCTGAACATAAACATGGGGAGACAGAACCTGAACTCAAAGAGCCAGAACTTGAACCTGAACCTAAGCCTGAAGATTCAGAACCTGAACCTGGAAGGCAGAGTTTAAACCTGAACATACGAG CCTGGATTTTGGAGGCGGAAAATCAAACTGAACCTGAAGCTGAACCTGGGGAGGCAAAATGTGAACCTGAAGAGTCAGAACCTGAACCTGGAAGGCAGAGCTTAAACCTGAACATAGGA GCGGAACatcaacctgaacctgaacctggggAGGCAGAACCTGAACATAAACATGGGGAGGCAGAACCTGAACCTAAAGAGCCAGAacttgaacctgaacctgaacctaagCCTGAATTTTGGAGGCGGAAAATCAAACTGAAGCTGAACCCGGGGAggcagaacctgaacctgaagagtcaaaacctgaacctgaacctgaacctgggaGGCGGAATTTGA